Proteins from one Mercurialis annua linkage group LG7, ddMerAnnu1.2, whole genome shotgun sequence genomic window:
- the LOC126656328 gene encoding EPIDERMAL PATTERNING FACTOR-like protein 2 has translation MECSHHSLVFFQRIGYFSTISFIFFLISSSTQVIFKAEGRLTPKSPSFSQTVNEEKMLMRSQIGSRPPRCDRRCSTCEHCEAIQVPTNPQINHGTKNYSATNSFSNIAYSRGDYSSNYKPMSWKCKCGNLIFNP, from the exons ATGGAGTGCAGTCATCACAGTCTTGTTTTCTTTCAAAGAATTGGATATTTCAGTACCATTTCCTTCATCTTTTTCTTGATTTCAAGCTCAACCCAAGTTATATTCAAAGCAGAAG GTAGACTTACTCCTAAATCTCCAAGTTTCTCACAG ACAGTAAATGAAGAGAAAATGTTAATGAGATCTCAAATTGGATCAAGACCACCAAGATGTGACAGAAGATGTAGCACATGTGAGCATTGTGAAGCAATTCAAGTTCCAACAAATCCTCAAATTAATCATGGCACCAAAAATTACTCAGCCACTAATAGTTTCTCAAATATTGCTTATTCAAGAGGAGATTATTCTTCTAATTATAAGCCTATGAGTTGGAAATGCAAATgtggaaatttaatttttaatccttga
- the LOC126654700 gene encoding cysteine desulfurase, mitochondrial yields MSRMASKLLASTFRRTISSTGTPTRHLTTASAAIATAPPPYGDEDSITVKGIKISARPLYLDMQATSPVDPRVLDAMLPYYLGRYGNPHSRTHLYGWESDAAVETARSQVADLISASPKEIVFTSGATESNNISIKGVMKFYKEKKRHVITTQTEHKCVLDSCRYLQQEGFEVTYLPVKNDGIIDLEKFRNAIRPDTGIVSVMAVNNEIGVIQPMEEIGKICKEFNVPFHTDAAQALGKIPIDVDKWNVSLMSLSGHKVYGPKGVGALYMRRRPRIRVEPQMNGGGQERGIRSGTVPTPLVVGFGAACELAKKEMDYDEKRIKGLQERLLNGIKEKIDGVVVNGSVENRYAGNLNISFAYVEGESLLMGLKDVAVSSGSACTSASLEPSYVLRALGVEEDMAHTSIRFGIGRFTTEEEIDRAMELTVQQVEKLREMSPLYEMVKEGIDIKNIQWAQH; encoded by the coding sequence ATGTCCAGAATGGCCTCAAAGCTTTTAGCTTCCACCTTCCGCCGTACAATTTCTTCAACCGGCACACCCACGCGCCACCTTACCACCGCTTCCGCAGCAATAGCCACCGCTCCTCCACCTTACGGAGATGAAGATTCCATAACGGTAAAAGGCATAAAAATTTCAGCTCGGCCTCTATACCTAGATATGCAAGCCACGTCACCAGTAGACCCTAGGGTTTTAGACGCTATGCTTCCTTATTATCTCGGCCGTTATGGTAATCCTCACTCGCGTACTCATCTCTACGGCTGGGAGTCCGATGCCGCCGTCGAGACCGCCCGCTCTCAAGTCGCCGATCTAATCAGCGCGTCGCCGAAAGAAATCGTGTTCACATCGGGAGCCACAGAGTCGAATAATATTTCGATTAAAGGAGTAATGAAGTTTTACAAAGAAAAGAAACGGCACGTTATAACGACGCAAACGGAGCATAAGTGTGTGTTGGATTCTTGCCGTTATCTTCAACAGGAGGGTTTTGAGGTAACTTATTTACCTGTTAAAAATGATGGTATTATAGACTTGGAGAAATTTAGAAATGCTATTCGGCCTGATACCGGAATTGTTTCGGTTATGGCGGTTAATAATGAGATTGGTGTGATTCAACCTATGGAAGAAATTGGTAAAATTTGTAAGGAATTTAATGTGCCTTTTCATACTGATGCTGCACAAGCATTAGGGAAGATTCCGATTGATGTCGATAAATGGAATGTCAGTTTGATGTCGTTGAGTGGGCATAAGGTTTACGGTCCTAAAGGCGTTGGTGCTTTGTATATGCGGAGGAGACCGAGGATTCGAGTTGAGCCGCAAATGAATGGTGGTGGACAAGAGAGAGGGATTCGTAGCGGGACTGTGCCGACTCCTTTGGTTGTAGGGTTTGGTGCGGCTTGTGAATTGGCGAAGAAGGAAATGGATTATGATGAGAAGAGGATTAAGGGTTTGCAAGAGAGGCTTTTGAACGGAATTAAGGAGAAAATTGACGGGGTTGTTGTGAATGGGAGCGTTGAGAATCGGTATGCTGGGAACTTGAATATTTCGTTTGCTTATGTTGAAGGGGAGAGCTTGCTAATGGGGTTGAAGGATGTGGCTGTGTCAAGTGGGAGTGCTTGTACTAGCGCGAGTTTGGAGCCCTCGTATGTGTTGAGGGCGTTGGGAGTGGAAGAGGATATGGCGCATACTTCTATTAGATTTGGGATTGGGAGGTTTACTACTGAGGAAGAGATTGATAGAGCGATGGAGCTTACAGTGCAACAGGTTGAGAAATTGAGAGAAATGAGTCCGCTTTATGAGATGGTCAAGGAAGGGATTGATATTAAGAATATTCAATGGGCACAACACTGA
- the LOC126654699 gene encoding uncharacterized protein LOC126654699: protein MVRSSPRRNLRSRGFKIKHAIQVCLLLGVGIWLLYQVRHSHDKKVVFKDSTNVGNDVVKLVGRKGLPEVAETVVNDVGHKEEEEESKPEDNVDGDDEVPGHFHDKTEAGAEQREDSVEGEKEHEQSKENAGDESEREDSVDNVNQKTEREESVDSVNQKTEREDSGDNVNQKIESEENIKSGDENKENEESKETESGGNGNEESQENATEEKENVDESGGGGVIKEVVEANKSGENKGTDDKDDSVENSGSTEDQGTDSHSKEAREEHYKGDDASSAVVHQTEDVDTHNVTLGEDQANLEKTHELEQVENKVIKSSADYITEVIEVNPNELPNAIENEPVEKHNATNATHEEGGDENGSQELEEISHDMPSEATQSNEQQQVDSNSTATSENNDSTPQSDTTQDQNETTGNSESKEEESSTNNIEVVKKENSDLDSGSQQSDINASPSNTTENVDLANLESIDIGNPDSVASVMGTANQNNDTVQNENSEVHSGEGNQETVLSTNADADGNAGKKENVDSSNSNSEESDTASNTNKNEDAKFDVTQNQDQNIDLSNIETVETSNSNDKAETSQNEQGDSKTDADDNSNASEKTDSSNEQISSSESSHNDPVDSSDSSNSSHNDSVDSSNSSVSQEEKEARIDLETLPDTGNEGINTEVAAAAE from the coding sequence ATGGTCCGGTCGTCGCCGCGTAGGAATCTGAGATCGAGAGGCTTCAAAATAAAGCATGCTATACAAGTATGTCTCCTGCTTGGTGTTGGAATCTGGCTGCTTTACCAAGTTAGGCATTCTCATGATAAGAAAGTGGTGTTTAAGGACAGTACGAATGTCGGGAATGACGTTGTGAAGCTAGTTGGGAGAAAGGGGCTTCCTGAAGTTGCGGAAACTGTTGTTAATGATGTGGGGCATAAGGAGGAAGAAGAGGAAAGCAAGCCTGAGGATAATGTTGATGGAGATGATGAGGTTCCCGGTCATTTTCATGATAAAACAGAAGCGGGAGCTGAGCAGAGGGAAGACTCTGTTGAAGGAGAAAAGGAGCATGAACAAAGCAAGGAGAATGCGGGTGACGAAAGTGAGAGGGAAGACAGCGTCGATAACGTTAATCAGAAAACTGAGAGGGAAGAGAGCGTCGATAGCGTTAATCAGAAAACTGAGAGGGAAGACAGCGGTGATAACGTTAATCAGAAAATTGAGAGCGAAGAGAACATAAAGAGTGGTGATGAGAATAAAGAAAATGAGGAAAGCAAAGAGACAGAAAGCGGAGGCAATGGAAATGAAGAGAGCCAAGAAAACGCCACGGAAGAGAAGGAAAATGTAGATGAAAGTGGTGGAGGAGGGGTAATTAAGGAAGTTGTGGAAGCAAACAAAAGTGGAGAAAATAAAGGGACCGACGACAAGGACGATAGCGTTGAAAACTCAGGCTCAACTGAAGATCAGGGTACTGACAGTCACAGTAAGGAGGCAAGAGAAGAGCATTACAAGGGAGACGATGCATCCAGTGCAGTTGTCCATCAAACTGAAGACGTCGATACTCATAATGTGACACTTGGAGAAGATCAAGCGAATTTGGAGAAAACTCACGAGTTGGAACAAGTAGAAAACAAAGTGATCAAGTCCAGTGCGGATTATATAACTGAAGTCATTGAGGTCAATCCAAATGAACTTCCtaatgcaattgaaaatgaaccCGTCGAAAAGCACAATGCAACAAATGCGACTCATGAAGAGGGGGGCGACGAAAATGGTTCTCAGGAGTTGGAGGAGATTTCCCATGATATGCCCTCAGAAGCAACACAATCAAATGAACAACAGCAGGTGGATTCCAACTCCACAGCTACTTCAGAAAATAATGATTCAACTCCACAATCCGATACAACTCAGGATCAAAATGAAACGACAGGAAACTCGGAGTCAAAAGAAGAGGAGTCATCTACGAATAATATTGAGGTAGTGAAAAAAGAGAATTCTGATTTGGATTCCGGCAGCCAGCAATCAGATATAAATGCATCACCTTCCAATACAACTGAGAATGTGGATTTAGCCAATCTCGAATCAATAGACATTGGCAATCCTGATTCTGTTGCGTCTGTTATGGGAACTGCCAACCAGAACAATGATACAGTTCAGAATGAAAATTCTGAAGTTCATTCTGGAGAGGGAAATCAAGAAACTGTGTTATCCACAAACGCAGATGCAGATGGAAATGCAGGGAAGAAGGAAAATGTTGATTCGTCAAACTCAAACTCCGAGGAGAGCGACACAGCATCAAATACTAACAAAAATGAAGATGCTAAATTTGATGTTACCCAAAATCAGGACCAGAACATTGATCTGAGCAACATAGAAACCGTAGAGACCAGCAACTCGAATGATAAAGCAGAAACGAGCCAGAACGAACAGGGTGATTCGAAAACTGATGCTGATGATAACAGCAATGCAAGTGAGAAAACAGATTCAAGCAATGAACAAATTAGTTCATCTGAATCATCACATAATGATCCAGTTGATTCCTCGGATTCCAGTAACTCGTCCCACAATGATTCAGTCGATTCTTCAAATTCTTCAGTGTCTCAAGAAGAAAAGGAGGCTCGTATCGATTTGGAAACCTTGCCAGACACGGGAAACGAAGGGATCAACACTGAGGTTGCTGCCGCAGCAGAGTaa